In one window of Helianthus annuus cultivar XRQ/B chromosome 17, HanXRQr2.0-SUNRISE, whole genome shotgun sequence DNA:
- the LOC118488862 gene encoding secreted RxLR effector protein 161-like has translation MKLNVNSGRAVAQLEYASAIGSMMYATHCTRPDIAFAVSKLSQYTVNPGTEHWKAVGRVLGYLKRTSNLELTNTSSSRILEGYSDASWIDRTNDSKSTSGWIYTLAGGAISWVSKKQTCIAHSTMEAELIALAAAGKEAGWIRDLLTDIRLWDVPMPSIPM, from the coding sequence ATGTGAACTCTGGAAGAGCAGTGGCTCAACTGGAGTATGCGAGTGCTATTGGGAGTATGATGTATGCAACGCATTGCACTCGTCCTGACATTGCTTTTGCTGTGAGCAAACTGAGTCAGTATACTGTTAATCCAGGGACAGAACACTGGAAGGCAGTGGGTAGAGTACTTGGATACCTGAAAAGGACCAGTAACTTAGAACTGACAAACACGTCTTCTTCCAGAATACTTGAAGGTTATTCTGATGCAAGCTGGATTGATCGCACCAATGATTCAAAATCTACAAGTGGGTGGATTTACACTCTAGCAGGAGGAGCAATTTCTTGGGTGAGCAAGAAACAGACGTGTATTGCCCACTCAACTATGGAAGCTGAGCTCATAGCGCTAGCTGCGGCTGGTAAGGAAGCAGGGTGGATTAGAGATCTACTTACTGACATCCGTCTGTGGGATGTTCCAATGCCGTCTATTCCCATGTAG